The Prosthecomicrobium sp. N25 nucleotide sequence GGGCCGCGGCCGGTCGCCCGGGCTGAGTCTCGGTCTCGACGATCTGGCCGAGGCCGGCGAGGACGCCCGTTTCGAGATCCGGCGCGCCGAGGAGGCCGAGCTGCCCCGTTCTGTCGCCGTGACGGTTTCCGACCCGCTGCGCGACTTCCGAAGGACCACGGTCGAATCCGCCCGCCTGGTCGGCTCGTCCCGACGGGAGACCCGCGCCGATCTGCCCGTGGTGGCGGCCATCGAGACCATGGCGTCGCGGGCGGAGATCTGGCTCCAGGACGTCTGGGCCGGCCGCGAGACCGTCGCCTTCTCGCTGCCGCCCTCGCGCCTCGCCGTCGAGCCCGGCGACGTCCTCGCCCTCGACCTCGGGAGCCGGGCCCTGACCGTGCAGGTCGAACGGGTCGAAGCGGCCGGCCGCCTCGCCGTGGAGGCCCGCAGCCTCGACCCGGACCTCTACGCCCCCGTCCGCGCCCGCGGCGGCCCGGCCACCGTCGCGGCGACCGCCGCGCTCGGCGCTCCCCTGGTCCACGTGCTCGACGTGGCACGCCCCGACGCCGGGGCGCCGCTGCACCGGCCCTGGATCGCCGCCCACGTGCGGCCCTGGCCGGGCGGCCTTGCGGTCTGGCAGCGGCAGCCCGACGGCAGCTACGATCTCGCCGCGACCCTCGACGGCAGCGCCGCCATGGGGGAACTCCTCGCCTCGATGCCTCCCGGACCGACCGCACGGTGGGACCGGGGCACGGCGGTCGACGTCCGCCTCTACGGCGGCCACCTGGTCTCGGCGACGCCCGACGCGGTGCTCGCCGGCGCCAACCTCGCGGCGGTGCGCCACACGGCCGGCCAGTGGGAGCTGTTCCGCTTCTGCGACGCGACCTTGACCGCGCCCTCCACCTACCGGCTGACCCGCCTCTTGCGGGCCGAGTCCGGCAGCGAGGACGCCTGGGCGGCGCCGGCCCCGGCCGGCAGTCCGTTCGTTCTGCTCGACGACGCGCTGGCCGACCTGCCGATCGGCATCGACGCGCTCGACCGTGCGCTCGATCTCCGGGTCGGGCCTGCGTCCAAGCCCTACGACCATCCCGCCTACGCCCCGGTCTCGGCGACGCCGGCGGGCAGGGGCCTCCTGCCCTGGAGCCCCGTCCACCCGCGCGCCCGGCGCGACCGGGCGACCGGCGCTGTCGCCCTCTCCTGGATCCGACGCAGCCGGGTGGAAGGGGGCGACGGCTGGGGCGCGGGCGACGTGCCCCTCGGCGAGGAGACCGAGGCCTACCGGCTCGAGATCCTGCTCGGCTCGACCGTCATGCGGCGGGTCGAGACGACCGCGCCCGGTCACCTCTATGCCGCACCCGACCAGATCGCCGACTTCGGCGCGCCACCCTCGAGCCTCACCGTCCGGATCGCGCAAGTGAGCGCGACCCGTGGCCCCGGCGTCCCGCGGACGGCGACGCTCGCCCTCTGACCCCGTTCCTTCGAGGTTCCCATGACCGTCACGCCGAGGCTGGCGCTGCCGCTGATCGAGGCTGCGCAGGCGCAGAAGCACGTCACCCACAACGAGGCGCTCGACGCCCTCGACGCGCTCGTCCAGGCGGTGGTGCAGGACCGCGACCTGGCGGCGCCGCCGTCGAGCCCGGCGGAGGGCAACGCCTGGATCGTCGCCGCCGCGCCGACGGGCGCCTGGGCGGGACGCGCCGGCCAGATCGCGGTCTGGCTCGCCGGCGCCTGGACCTTCCTTCCGCCCGGCACCGGCTGGCGCGTCTGGGTTGCCGACGAGGCACGCCTGTTCGTCTGGACCGGCAGCGTCTGGCAGGACCTGGTCGCCGCCGCGCTGGCCGCCACGACGGCCCTGCAGAACGTCGCCCTGCTCGGCATCGGCACCACCGCCGACGCCACCAATCCGCTCGCCGCCAAGATCAACAAGGCGCTCTTCAGCGCCCGGCGCATCGCCGAGGGCGGCACCGGCGACCTCCGCGCCACCATCGACAAGGAAGCGGCCACCCGGACCGGCTCGATCCTCTTCCAGACCAACTTCTCCGGACGGGGCGAGATCGGCCTCGTCGGGACCGACGACCTGAGCCTGCGCGTCAGCCCGGACGGCTCGACCTGGACGGAGGCGCTGCGCTGCGTCGCCGCGACCGGCGAGGCGGTCACCCGGATGCACCGGCCCGACACAGACAACGCCCGCACGCTGGGGACGGCCTCGTTCCGCTGGTCGCAGGTCTATGCCGCGACCGCCACCATCAACACCTCCGACGCGCGCGACAAGCTCGACGTCGCCGACCTCGCGCTCGGCCTCGACTTCGTCCGGCGGCTCCGCCCCGTCTCGTTCCGCTATCGCGTCGCCGAGACCGGTCCGGAGGGCCCCCGCGAGGGCCGGCGCCGCCACGCCGGCTTCCTGGCGCAGGAGGTCCGCGCGGCGCTCGGTCCCGAGGACAGCGCACTCTGGACGGAGGACGCCGCCAGCGGGCGCCAGGGGCTCCGCTACGAGGAGCTCGTCCCCGTCCTCGCCCGCGCCGTCCAGGAACTCGACGCCCGGCTGTCCGCACTCGCCCGCCGTCCCTGAGCCCGCCCTCCGTCATCGAGGAGACCCCCATGCCCACCGAATCCAACACCGTCACCGGCCAGCGCATGGTCGTCCTGGACGACGGCCGCAATGTTCCCGTCGTCGCCCTCGACGGGACCGTGGGGTTGCCCGGCTACGACGCCGACTTCGACAAGCTCGTCGTCGGCACCACGCGAGACAAGTTCCGCGACGAGTTCTTCAGCTTCGACACCGTGTCGGTCTGGGAGCTGGTGCAGACCGGTTCCGGCATGACCATCGCCCCTCAGGGCGCGAGCTTCGGATCCCGCTACCTCGCGGTCGCCACGGGCACCGACGCGAACAGCGAGACGATCATCCTGTCGCGTCGAAGCTTCAGGATGCCCTTCAAGCTCGGTTTCGGCCTGACGATGTCCCAGCGCATCGCCAACCAGGAGGTCGTGGTCGAACTCGTCTCCGTCAACGCCGCCGGCCAGGTGGAGACCGACGCGACCTTTGCGTCCCCCGCCTTCGCCAATGCCCTCAACGGCATGGCGTTCCGCTTCGACGGCACGACGCCGACCTCCGTGACCGCGCTGCACCGCGGCTTCGGCGTCACCGCCGGCTCGGTCTCGATGACGTCCCAGGCCACCACCGTCGGGGTCGGCTCGGGCGCGGCGGACCTGATGCCCGCCGGCGTCTACGAGATCCATGCCGACATGGAGAGCCTCTACTTCCAGTCCATGGCGATGGATGCTCTCACGGCGCCCAACACGCCCGCCGTGCGCCAGAACAGCCTGCCCGACCCCGCCAAGCTCTACAAGCTCCGCGTCCGGATCCGGAATCTCTCTACCGCCCCGGCCTCCTCGACCGATGTCGGCCTGCATTTCGTCCGCCTGCTCGACACGGCGCGGATGACCGTCGACTTCCGCCAGGCCGGCCGGCCGACCGACATCCGCAGCGCCGTCCCGGTTCTGGTCGCCGGGGGTCAGGCCGTGACGGTCCAGGGGATGACGGCCTCGGGCTCCACCCAGACCGGCAACGTGGTCCCCGCCGGGGTGCTCGCCAAGACGACGCAACCGAGCACCCGCAACGACAACGCGGCGACCGGGCTCGTGTCCGACAAGCTCGGTCGCCCCGTCGTGGTCCTCGGCCATATCCGCGAACTGGTCGACACGAACGCGGCCGTGACCCTTTCGGGCACGACCGAGACCACGATCGTCTCCGCCGCCGCCTCCACGTTCAACGACCTCCACGCCCTGGAGGCCTCCAACACCTCGACAACCGGTGTCCGGGTCGACGTGCGCGACAGCGTCGCCGGAACAGTCCGGCTGAGCTTCTGGCTCGCCGGCGGATCGAGCGCGGTCTTCGAATGGTCCGTGCCCAAGAAGCAGGCCTCGGCCAACGCGGCCTGGACCGCGCAGCTCTCCGCCGTCCCGACCGGCGGCGACGTCCGCATCTCCTCCACCACCGTCCGCAACATCTGAGGCCGAGCCCATGGCGACGCGCACCATCACCCTCGCCTACACCTGCGAGGAAACCGTCGAGACAGTCGAACGGGACGGGCAGGCGGCCGAGACCGGCAACCTCCTGGTCACAGTGCCGACGGCGGGCACCCCGCAGGGTTACACGGTCGCGGTTCCCGCGGGCATCACCGATTGGCAACTCGCCGCGACCATCGAGGGCCTCTGGGCGAACCTGGGCCGTCCGGACTGACGGGCCTGCCCCCGCCGCGCCCGCGCCGCTTCCCGTCCCGCCAGCCCCCGGAGGCTTCCCATGAGTCCCCTCGTGCCCTGGCACGACCGCCTGTCGGCCGAACTCGGCCTCGCCGAGATCCCCGGCCCCGGCTCCCGTCCCCGCATCCTGGAAATGGCGGCCGCCGTCGCCCGCTCGCATCCGCGTCTCGAATGGATCGCCGCCTTCTACGAGGACGACGACATCCCGTGGTGCGGGCTCGCCGTGGCCTGGGCGATGGTCGCCTCGGGGCTGACGCCGCCGCTGCCCAACCCCCTCTCGGCCCGCGCCTGGGCGGAGTGGGGGCGCCCCCTGTCCACCCCGGTCCCGGGCGCGGTCCTCGTCTTCGCCCGCCAGGGGGGCGGCCATGTCGGGCTCTACGAGGGCGAGGACAAGGCCCGCTACCTGGTGCTCGGCGGCAATCAGGGCAACCGGGTCGGCCGCGACCCCGTCGCCAGGTCCCGCCTCCTCGCCGACGCCGCCGGGCGGCCGATCGGCATCCGCTGGCCGGCGACGGTCCCCGTGCCGGCCGGGGCGGGGCCGGTTCGCCTCGACCTCTCGGCCGGCGCCGCCTCCCGCGACGAACGTTGACCCCGAACCCGAAGGATCAGCCATGGAACAGACCAAGACCCTCCTCGCCTCCCGCACCGTCTGGGGCGCCGCGATCGCGGTGCTCGCCGCCGTGGCGGGCCTCTTCGGCTACGTCGTCGCCCCCGACGACCAGGCCCGGGCCGCGGACCTCGCGGGCGAGATCCTCGGCCTCTGGGACCGCCTCGCGGTGGTGGCCGGCGGCGCCCTGGCGATCTGGGGCCGGGTGAAGGCCTCCAAGAGGATCGCCTGACCCCCATGGGCTGGTTCTCGCTCGCCCGCAGCCTCGTCGGCCTCGCCCTCGCCGTCCTGGCCTGGGCGAACCGGCGGGGCGCCCCGGAGGCCGCCGCCTCCGCCGCGGCCCGCTCGCGATTGAAGGAGGCGCTCGATGCCCTGGATCACGCCGAGGCGGCCCGCCGCCGTCTCGATCGCGATCTGTCTCGCGATCCCGGCCGGCTGCGCGCCGACGACGGCCATCGTCGCGACTGATCTGCCCGCCGACCCGATTCCGGCTCGCGGTGTCGTGTGCCGTGCGATGCGCCCGATCGACTGGTCGACGCGCGACACCGACGAGACGATCCGGGCTGTGAAGAGCCACAACGCCGCCTGGGCGGCCCTCTGCCCGTCGGCCCCCTGACCGAGCCGGCCTGGACCTTTCGATCACGGGCGTTCACATTGCCGTTCATCGGCGGTTCAGTGCCGCTCGGGTAAGGAGGGGCGATGGTCAGGAAGCTCGCCCCCCTCTGTCTGGCGTTCGCCACGACGGTCGCCGCCCTCGCGCCCGCGCTGGCGGCCCTTGCCCCACAGCCCTCGATCGCGCAGTCGGCGGCCGGGGAGTGCCTGACCTTCGGCGCCATGCAGGAGGCCCTCCTGGACGGCAGGGCCCGCCGCCTCGCCGAGATCCGTCGGATGCTGGAGGGCGACATCGTCAAGGCCGACCTCTGCCTCGACGAGGGCAAGCTCTCCTACCGGGTGACGGTGCTGACGCGCGACGGCCAGGTGAAGAAGGTCGTCCTCGATGCGAGCTCCGGCCAATTCATGTACGATAAGCGCTGACATCCATTTGAGTCCGGCGCACGAGGGGATTTGCGGTGAGACTGCTCGTTGTCGAAGACGATCCG carries:
- a CDS encoding DUF2793 domain-containing protein, whose protein sequence is MTVTPRLALPLIEAAQAQKHVTHNEALDALDALVQAVVQDRDLAAPPSSPAEGNAWIVAAAPTGAWAGRAGQIAVWLAGAWTFLPPGTGWRVWVADEARLFVWTGSVWQDLVAAALAATTALQNVALLGIGTTADATNPLAAKINKALFSARRIAEGGTGDLRATIDKEAATRTGSILFQTNFSGRGEIGLVGTDDLSLRVSPDGSTWTEALRCVAATGEAVTRMHRPDTDNARTLGTASFRWSQVYAATATINTSDARDKLDVADLALGLDFVRRLRPVSFRYRVAETGPEGPREGRRRHAGFLAQEVRAALGPEDSALWTEDAASGRQGLRYEELVPVLARAVQELDARLSALARRP
- a CDS encoding TIGR02594 family protein, producing the protein MSPLVPWHDRLSAELGLAEIPGPGSRPRILEMAAAVARSHPRLEWIAAFYEDDDIPWCGLAVAWAMVASGLTPPLPNPLSARAWAEWGRPLSTPVPGAVLVFARQGGGHVGLYEGEDKARYLVLGGNQGNRVGRDPVARSRLLADAAGRPIGIRWPATVPVPAGAGPVRLDLSAGAASRDER
- a CDS encoding PepSY domain-containing protein, with translation MVRKLAPLCLAFATTVAALAPALAALAPQPSIAQSAAGECLTFGAMQEALLDGRARRLAEIRRMLEGDIVKADLCLDEGKLSYRVTVLTRDGQVKKVVLDASSGQFMYDKR